Within Anopheles ziemanni chromosome 2, idAnoZiCoDA_A2_x.2, whole genome shotgun sequence, the genomic segment AAGCTGGTTAATTTTATGGCACCAGTTCAGGATTACGATTGGACGGATGGCGCAAAGGATGAGCTCTTTGGATCTCTCTTTGGCCGTATGCCTTTGGCCTCTGAACATCAATAATTGGCAGGAACGAGTTTCTTTCTcagaaaaaatatacataaagCGGATACTCTGAAGTATTAtccattgttttattattcacctttaaatgaaaagaaataagaaaTTGAAATAATGGCAGAATAACTAAAGTAGTTATTTGGTTATAGGTTTGTTGTCCAGTCGCATGATTTGGAATGTAAGCAAACTGTCGCTGTTGAGACatttgaaacttttcttttaaagTTTATCACATTTAATATACACTTGCTTACAGATGTAAGCAATTAACTCGATGTTCTTTCGGATATACGTTAGCCATCGTAAGGAATAATACGCATTTAAGTTAATTATATTAgatcatttttattcatttattttaaaaaatgctctcaCAATCcacattgttttgaaaaatagaatggaattacaaaaaataacGTCGACAAAAAAACTATCGATTAGGTATTCCTTTTTGTTCTAGTCTTAAAGCGTCTCACAGAAACTATCGCTCGTTTCCGAAAAGCTTGTGTCACGCGAAGCAGGAAATTTGCCACACGGTAGCAATATACGAAAATGTATTAAACCACATTAGATTCTGCTGCTCGATGAATGATGCAGCCGGCCTTCCTGCATTCGCATACAAGCATTCATTATCGTTTGTTCGGTTCGTAGTACTGCGTTCTTACATATCCTTAGCTTTAGTATTCGATGGTGCAAGTATTTGAATGAGAAGGCTTTGCTGGTTCTTGTCTCGCGTGAACAAACTTCTCGGACGGATGAAATCACTTTCTGcttgattttttataaaacatccgaaaatatgaatattttgtTGGACAGATCTGAATGAAAATTGCAGCCACGAAGTAAGTCACGGTGCGAACCATAACATTTCAATGCTTCAAGgaaaaggaatggaaaatgtgtgGAATACCTTAAGCAACTGATGGTTAAAGTTGATCGTGAACGAAGCTAGTCAAAGAAGGAAGAGATTACAGTTCGGTCTTCTTAGCATTGCCCGATCGATCGAAGCCCTTCAGCTCGCTCGACGCATGCTTGGCGATGTACTTAACGAAGTCGTCCACTTCGCGACCACCCTCGTAGCGTTCGGGGGTGCTCTTGGCATCCTTCGCCAGCCAGTACAGGGTCGGGAAGCCACGCACCTCGAATTGTGGAGGTACATCGTTTGCCGTAGCGTCCATCTTGACAATCGAAACGGCCTCATCCTTCAGCTTAGTGCCAAGCTCTTCCAGCGTCGGGGTAAGCTTCTTACAGTGTCCGCACCACGGAGCATAGAATTCGACCAGCGTATCTACGCCGTTGTTCGTGACAACGTCTTCAAAGTTCTTCGCCACGGCCACCTTTACCGGACCGTCGTTGCTCTCCGGCACCGGCTCCGACTTGACGTACGGCTCCAGAGATCCTTCCTCCAGCTCGGTCGCGAATGCCTGCAGGTTCTCGACGGAAAATTCATCCTTCATGATAAACTTCTGGTTCTTGGCGTCGCGGGCCAGAACCAAGGGCTTGTCACCGGTGTAGTCGTATCCGTACTCATTCAGCTCGTGTTGGAAATCGTCCTTGGCACTTACGGCAAAATTGACGCGTCCCACAAATTCCTTGGCCACCTTCAATACCCGGTTGCGCCAGTAGTTTGTGCCCTTCGGGTTCTTCACGTAATCCACGGCGTAGTATACAACCACGAGAGGATTCTTGAAGTCGCTAGTGGTGTCGCGCGAACGCACTCCAGCCAATCCGTGGAAGTTTGCCTTTACAAAGTCAGCCAGCTCCTGCTTGGTGGTTCCCTCGAACTTAACAAATTCCGGCTCGAATTTGTTCGCCAGCTGGCGGGCCCGGAATAGGTACACCGCATCGGTTTCACCTTGCTTCTCCAGCACTGGTGCGGCACTGCTGTGACCGAAACGAAGGCGTTCGCGTTGACTGTCGGCGTACTTCAGGAACACTCCCTTCAGATCCGACTCCTTCTCGAAGAAACCGACGACGGAAGTTTCCTGAACCTTCAGGAATGCCTCGAATGCATCCAGCGTCAGCAGATCCTTCGATGCTGGACCGACGATCGATTTCATGTACTTAGCGATGCCATTCGCCTCTCGAGGACCGTTATACTCCTGCGACACTTCGCCGTTCTTGAACACCTTCAGCGTGGGGTAGCCACTGACGCTGAACTTGTTACAAGTGTCCTTGCCACCCTCGGTACAGTCGACCTTGGCCAGGGCAATCGGCGGATCATCGCCACGTAGCAGCTCGGCGGCTTTTGCGTACTcgggtttcaattttttgcaGTGTCCACACCTTTGAGAAGTAAaagaggggagaaaaaaaacacaatttttgtTGTAATATTCCCTGATTTAGCTTTTTTCAATCTAACGGAACACTGCTGACGGTGCTCAAGCCGAAAGGTTATTGACTTCGTTTGTCAAACTTGCCTATCGGACGTGCCAAACAGGCTAGGAAAAAAATAAGGAGTCACCTGAATTTTCCTTTTAACCACCATTGCGTGTTTGACTACGTTGCTACGGATATcgaatgaaaatttcaaccaGTACATACCATGGAGCGTAAAACATGACCAGCGTAGTTTCCGTTTCAGCAACACGCGTCGAGAAATCACTATCAGTTAATTCCAGAACGTCGGCTTCGCCGGCAAGTGCCACTGCCATCATGGCACACAAACCTATCAGCAACCGGCTATTCATTTTTGCGTCCCTGAGCTCTCTGGGAAAGGCAACACGAAATGGACAAATAGTCAATGAAACCAccagtttttatttcttcccccAGAACTAGAATCTACTGTGTATCATAATCTCAAATAACGTGGCCACTTACAGCACAGAATGAAACTCCTTTCTTCGGAACGGCAGAACACTTCCGATTTCTTGCAACTCAGAGCAATGAATGATGGAAAGATGGTGACTGGCACTAGACTTTTCTTTCCAATCTTGCTCAGCAGATGGCGACACTGCCACTTCGAGGAAGAAATTAAACCATTATAAATAAAGCTTATCGCTATATTCTGGCATTGTTTCTCTGGTCTGATTTGATCATAAACAATCATTTTGCATTATAGGCAgtactagaaactgtttagaaaagtatttattttagtttcttaACCGGCAAAGAAAGatgcatttgaaaaattatcctCTTTTTCGTTGTCGATCGCTGATTGGTCCGCGCAATCCAAACACTGACGTGTCAGCAAATGACAGCTAGAATGATAGCTTGCTACTATCTTGAAATTAGTTTCTAAATACAAAAGtttggaataaatttaaaatgtcctTTCTTTAATTCGTTGAACCGCTAATGTTATTAAAAGTTTAACTGATTCATGAAGCTTATTAAAGTGGTGTATACATAAACTGAAGCGATCTGCTTTTGTTACTCTCGTCGTTCACGATAGTCATTGGCATGAATAAATACACATTGTTCTCATTATTATCTACGATTCGATTGCATCACATAACTGCAACCCTGAACTGAACAGTTAAACGGTGGACATTTCGTGCTTACAATCtatctttttatttactttattgCTTCTGCAACTATTTGGGAAAGAACCCATATTTTTCAACAGTACTTGTAGTGTGCTTTACTGCCACGCCGGATCTTATGATACTGTACGATCCTTCGTCTGATAGATCGATAACGGTAGATGCCGCTCTTTGCTGTTCTGAAAGTCCAAGTTGGCCCCCATCAAACACCGCGGCAAGGCTAGGCCAGAGGCATTTAAACTCATTCACATTCAGAGTACTCTGGCTGGCGCTCTTGTTGGCACTTGTTAACGCTATCGGGAGGGGGAAGTGCCGCGAAACATCACGGATGAACTTAAAATCCGGTATTCTAATCCCAATCTTAGAAGTGCCTGGATTAAGGTATggattatttaaattgttggaCCTTCTTACCACGATGGTAACCGCGCCCGGCAAAAGTTCTTGTAACAGTTCACTACAGAGATGATTTGCCTCACCCCAGCGACGTAAATCATCGACTTCTGGTACACATATAGCGACGGGTTTTAGCTCATGCCGCCCTTTGATGTCGTAAAGCTTTTGTATTGCTTCTGGGTTGTTTGCACTACATGCTAATCCATAAACGGTATCCGTCGGAAGGGCTATAACGTTGCCGGATTTTAACAATGCAGCAGCGTGTCGCACTGCATTACCATCATGAACTGATATTACTTTTTCATGATGAAGCCTTGATAAGCGGTTCATTGTAAAGTCTCTCTTAGACCGCTTTACGGTCCACTGCCTCACTCCTGTGTAACTGATGATCGATCTGACGCAATCCACAGGCTTATTCATAATTTAACGTTGAATAATTATCCTTGCATGATGCCTTTTAGTCACGCCAGTTGTGTCCACACGTTTGATTACAGCATTTATAAAAAGTAGTCATTGGTTCGTCCGCAGACCGTGTTTGCATTTGCATGAAATACGCGCGATGATGAGCACAAGCGGGACACACTGCGTCGGTCGAATCTACGTTTTCCCAAGCGGCCGATCCTCCCATAACATGGTCCACCTCCtgtaaaaatcaacaacacCAATCTTATCGTATGAGTAAGAGTTCCTATCTTATCGAAGCCGGATATGCAGGACTGATTAACCTACCTTTAACTTTGGATAGATGCGACTTGAAATCTTACGCTTAATCTTGCAAATGTAAGGGCACGTGTTGCATGAGAACCGTAGAGAATCTGTACTTTCCTCCACAAGCAACAAATTGCCACAGGTAGGACAGAACattaacattttctcttatAACTTCATTGAAAAATCGCAGCAAAAATGCACACGTTTACTAGATAGCAGACCGCGCGAGACAACATGTGTTTCAcgaatcaaaacaataaacaaaacacctGATGTGACATACGAGTCGGTGAATGGCGAAACATGAAATACCGAAACCTGCGATGGATTCAAATAAACCGTTGACAATAAAACATTCGGCATAAGTATGTAATATTTCTCCTTTCTACCTTTGATTCCTTAGTCGAGACTATATAGCTATTACTAAaagtaatttgttttattgaattcTCTAGTGATTGAGTTCGTGCATTTCCTCGACGGAATTAACTACGGGGGTTGTAATGCTGCCAGGGCTGCTAGTTGCCGTGTGATTGCTGACTCCATGTGATCCATTACTTCCAGTCGCCGCGCGCTTTCCGAAAGAGATTGGAGTTCTTGTTTTTGGTACAGTAGAGGGTAGTTGCTGCCAGCGTGATGGTGGCCACACGATTTGGGTCGCTCGCGCCGTGATTAGCCCCAACGAAACTGGACCGAAAGTGTTGCTATCTAAGGAGTTGCCTACAAAATATTAATGTGTTAGCATTCAGCTTAAACATTTCTGGGCATTTCGTACTACCTGTGTGATCGCCTTCAATCCAACAATGTCCTTCTGGCACCTTCACGTACTGAACCTTATATCCTAGAGTGGAGATTACATCCCCCTGGAGAGCAACAATACGCTTGATGATTTTTTGACTCGGATCCTTTGGAGAAATCAGCGAAATAATATCTCCTCTTTGCACATCCATATTTCGCACTGCCCAGCGCGAAAGGAATACGTAGTCTGTTACAGCAGCATCCGGATTGAGCGCAGGTTGCATGGAAACACCTTCGACACGGGCCACATAGCCGATGCAGTCGAGCAGCGTAACTCCAACGGGGACTCCAAGCAGCATCGATTTGAGGAACGTTGGAAATCGCATGGCGAATTCTTTACCGGAGATACTTAGACGAGCACTAGAgtgaagaacattttcctcCACAAACCAATTTAAGATACTTTCAAGTGGATTTTGTTGCAAACCAAACAGGATTTTCGCGATTCGGTGTTTTGATACCGTTCTCAAAACTGACTGACGTTTAATGcagtgaatgtttatgttgtatAACTAATACCGACAGGCCAACTGTGATGCGATACGAAGGCCTTGGCATACTAAACACCCGTTGAAAAACGATTGCAATCGCTACAAAAATTTCTAAATTAAACAACTTGAttcattgatttgatttggctcaaatgtttgttgaaattttataattctCTTTGTCATTCAAGTTCGTCTAGAACCAAGAAAATCCGCTGTTATATTTTGGCACATTAATTTAACTGTCAACACTTCCCTCCCTCCTCTAGCCAAGTGTTTACATTCAACCAAACAAGCATTTTCAACGCGGGATTTTAGCTTATTCGTCGTATCAACAAGATATTCACCAATGGAAATCACCAAGAAAAGTAAGAACATCGACTGTTTTAGCTTTGTGTGTACCGGAACTAGAAAAATGTGTTGTAATTTCTATTCGTTTCATTCATTCCTGCAAAGATTTCAACGATGAATTACCGTCCATTCGGGAGGCCATCCAGGAAGCGTCATTCTTTGCGATGGACTGCGAGTTTACCGGCTTAGCATCCGATCGTTTAATCTTTCCGTTCGATACTCCGGAGGAGGTGTATCTGAAGACAATCGAAGCTAGCCCTCAGTACATAATAGTCCAATTTGGTTTGTGCGCGTTCCGCGTCGAACCGCCGGCAGAGGGGGATGAGAGTAAGGCACCACCTCGAGTGACCTACAAATGCTACAATTTCTACTGCTACCCGAAAGGGCGCACGCATGTATTCAGCTGCCAGGGGGAAAGTATGCGATTTTTGGCGGACAATGGTTTCGATTTCAACAAACTGTTTCGCGAAGGCCTATCGTATGCTTCCGAAGCCGACGAGCAGCGTTTCCGTGCGGAAGTGAAAGAGCGTCAAGCAGCACGAGCGGCCGTGCTACAGGCGGCTGCCGATGAGAACTCTACCGAAACAGATTCGAAGCCAACAGAGTCGGACATCAGTATGATTCCGGTGCCGGAGGAAAATCAGCAGCAAGTGGACGATACTGATGCACGCATCAGCGCATTTTTACAGTCGGAGGAAAAGGAACTCATTGTAGGAAATGGCAATGCATTCCAGCGAAAACTCATATATCAGATGATTGAACAGCGTTACACGGGAAAAGTGTCCACTTCGACTGTAACGCTCGAGGACAACCAGAAAGCCATCAAGGTGGAACGGAAACGTACTGCTGAGGCAGAACAAGCCTTCGAACAAGAGCGAATAGCTAAGGAGAATGAGGAGTTGGATTCGAAGGTTGGCCTTTCCTTGGTACTGCAGGAGCTTTCGAAGGCACGCAAGCTCATTGTTGGTCATAACATGCTGCTGGATTTGCTGTACATTCTGAGACAGTTTTTCAAACCACTGCCAACTGACTACAAAGAGTTCAAGAAGCTGACAAAAGAAATATTCCCTATGTAAGTTCATTACAAGCGTTCTCAGTGCATTTTCTGATGGTtgatttgatgttttgttttagaatACTGGACACTAAGTACCTGTGCACAAATGCAGAGATTAAAGTCAACGTAAATTCGTCCGTGCTAGCGCACGTGTACGATGCGGTTAGACAACCGCCGTTTTCCATTCCGGATGTAAAACCTGCACTGCCGGCCCACGAGTATAACGTGGAAAACGGTAAGCAGCATGAAGCTGGCTATGATGCGTATCTGACTGGAATGTGCTTCCTGGGACTTGTAAGCCGATTCGAAGTCGATCTGCAGAATCCCACGAAAGATCCCGTGttgagaaaatatttgaacAGGTATATAATCGCATGTGATCTCTCTTTATATCATTTTATCATAAACCAAtatgaaaattcattttagAATTTTCATCTTACGGCTTGCAGACATTAATTACATATATCTTAATGGGAGCGAACGTAAGTAATATGACGTGTGAAGTAATACTAAACGTTTGAAATTAACCTGATGTGAACTACCCCTTTTAGCTACACACTCCCGGGATCACGTGTTTTACGTAACCTTCCCAGAGACCTGGCGGTCGAACGACCTGGTTGCCAAGTTCAAACCCTTCGGATCTGTACACTTAACCTGGATGGATAACACGTCAGCGTTTGTCACGTTGCACAATCGCACTGCCTCGAGCTTGGTATTAAAAACCATCGGCTACCATACCGGATTTTCGATCTACAGTTTCGCTCAGTTCTCGCAGATGAAATTGCAAGTATATAcactttttttacttctttctCTATCTAACCATTCAAACGCGCTGTTTTCGGCGAATAAAACCAACTGATCTTTATGCAATGCTCCCTGTTTTAGCACACTGGAGTTAAACGAGGACGAAACAGTTCGACTGGTGCAGTTGCAACAGGATCAAGTGAGCCTGGAGGAAAGAGTGATGCAAacggacaaaaaaaagaaaaagaagaagctaaaaagcaaaaagtaGCCGATAACGGAGCGAAGCGTACGGCCGACGATAAGAAACCGGACGACGATCCAGCCGGCGGTGGCTGGCAAACGGTAAAGAGATCCCGAACAACCTTCAAGGATAACGACGAATGGTAAGGACTGACGACATGCATACTGCCGACTGCTCCCAACGCCACTAAGGATTTTACGCACTGGTCTTTGCCGTGGAATAATTCGATGTCGATACTTTGAAGCGATTGTTGAGAagattgaaattttaaatggaataaaatttaattaaaacaaaggtTCTACGGTCTTTTCTTCGTATATCATATGATGGGTACATTAAAAACAACACTTTCTCTTACTACACGATAACATTCTAAGGACCCGATGGTGGCGGTTCAACGGTATCGGGATGTTTAGCCACACAATCTGCCTTCCAGTTGGTCGGTATGATACTCTGCAGAACTGTTTTCAGCTGGTCGATGGGGCAGAACTCTGTGCATCCCGGTATAGTGCGACGTTTTAATGGCTGACCGAGCTGTTTAACACCTACGACGACACCGTGCTTGCCAGTATTGGCATCCCGGTAGAGCTCCAAGACACCCATCACGCCGTAGTCGGGCAGCTCGTTTTCGTTCCACACTTTAAATGCCGACAGAATATTCACAACCGTCGAATCATGCCCGGCATAAAGGAAGATCTTCTTGTTGGCACCCGTTGGCTTAGCTATCAGAGCTTCCCATTCGGCGAGAGTCTTGGCCAGGAAGGGACCACCCTTTAGACGTTTCATCTCGTCCGTGTAGACATTCAGGGCGTAGCTTTTTTTCGTCAATGGGAGCAGATTTTCGGGGTAGTATTTTCTCGTCCAGGCAGGAAGCGGAAGTCCATACTCCGactgtttaaattaaatgccGAAATTAATACCACGCTCAATTCTTTCCGCGTGTGTGCGCCGACTTACCTCCGCCTTAAGTGTGCTGAAGAGCGATTGCACATCGTCGGGTGTAGCAATTTTCAGTCCAGTGATGTTGGTGAGATTCGTGAACAATTGCTTGTTAGCATCTAGCAGGGCAACGATTTCGGGcgttttaaaaacttcattcacGGTTTCCGTATAACGGGGACAAGACACTCGCACTAGAAGTAACTGGGAATATAAAACCGAAactaatataaaacaaacgctCACATTAAAAGCTTTTCTTGGTCATTTTACCGTGTCCTGACTTAGCGGTTCACTAAAGTATGGAATCGGTTGCCAGTTGAGCCGCCGGTTCCATTGCAGCGGTGTATTCTCCGGTGGGAACAGTCCAGCCAGTACGAGTTGCATCGACATCTGCGTCCGCGATACTCCGGTTGTCTGGACATGAACGTTTGCTGCGCGGTATGTTTCTCCAACGAAGCGCCCATAGCGATTGCGCAGCCATTGACCAATGTGTTCATAGATCGTCAATTTGCCTTTCTGTTACGAGGGAAAGTTTTTTGTATTAAATACGTTATTCTGCCTGAAACAGTCCAGACATTACTAACGTTTGTTAGCTGGCCCCAGTCATATGGTTCAAATGTGTTGTTGACATAAGGATCATTGGGGTAGGTATCGGCCGGTGTCCGTTGTCCATGGCGGAAGAACTGTAatcaaaagaaattaaaatatgttgcTTAAAGTTTAAACGACGATAGGCTTAATGGTAAGGAAATGGTGGTCTGTCCTAGACCCCAGCGatcattcaatgaaataatattgaatgTGTATATTGTACATGATCTAATCGATTAATAATACAATAACAATCTCAACCTTGTTTGCTTTTCTAGGAATCTACGCGTTATATTATTCAAACGGTAATTTCTgcaaatcgatcgattgataTGTTTCCGCttcctatttttatttaaaacttccCCACGATAGGGTTTGATCGGTACTTACCACGTGGACCTGCTTCAGCTCGAAGTTGACCCGACGGGACGAAGGGTTAAGGAAGTCTCCATCGTCTTCCGTAGACAGATCCTCTTCCGACGACGGAGCCCCGTAAACTCCGTAGGCGGTGAAGAACAAAATCGTCGTGATCAGCACACTGCACGTTAACATGATAAGCACGCGTCTGCTCAGATAGTACATGGCGTAGCAGCGTTTGAGGTCCTCTTATATACCCGATCGGATGGCTAGGTGGATTACAGACCCCTCAACAGGATTCAGCGCGGGTAGAGGGGGAGAGTGGAAGCAAAACTGGGAACTGTATTTAGACGACTATGCTTATGTTTGTTCTGTAAGGTTTTAAAAGAGAGAGGACGTGCAAAAAGAAGAGAATATAATGTAAAGAACCAAACCAACACCGACTACCGACACATGTTATGTTGTCCAAAACaacgggtttattttttcataagcCGGCTACAGTTCGACAATACTATAGACACAGCTTCAGGTTAAGTTTACATGAACGTGTAAGGCGAAGGACAGGGATGCGCAAAAATAACGAATACCGGTTTAAAAAGATGCATACCGGAGATAACAGCAGACTCGTACATAGAAGGCCGGTACGGTACGGGCGGCGATGGTTGGGTTAGTAATTTCGGACCGTATTAGAAGGACTTGTGCCAACGTTTACAGTGGAAGACAAAGCAGCAGGGGACACGCTGGTGTTGTTGTCTGTCTGCTGAACTCGAAACAGTCGCATCTGCGGGAGAACCGATCGGGTAACGGCAGACAGTAGGGTAGTACGGGAGGCTGGGTTCCTGAAACAAGAATTAAAAGTAAGCTCCAAACTCGATTACGTTTTCTTGTCATATTTGGGCCACAACCGGTTTTGGTTGATAATTAAAGTTTGATTCGAAGTTCGAAACGGTCATCGAACCACGTGATCATAACCTTGAACTTGCCACAAGTCATAAGTCAGTTGGCCTAGTTATGAGCGGTTCAGATACTGATACTACGAATAATGCTAGAGCTTGTTGGCTCGGTAAACAATAATAGAAATTATCAAGCGTTAGATCGCATATTTTAGTTCGACAGGTATAAGCCATCCTATTGGTTAAACTTAGAATAAACTAGTATATATACATGCTCGTAGTGAATTGTCTATCACATGACAAAAAAGGGTGCGTTAGTGTAAATTTGTTGGCCACAGTATAACACATTGTAGTAAGTATCAATAGAAAAAGTCTAGTGTTGAAGTTTTCCTTCGAGTAACAGGATGTAGAAGATTGGAAATTCTGACACAGATCTGTCTGGAAAAGCAAGCTGTACaaactttaaactttttttcaatGATGAGTTTCTATGGTGACGAATGATAAAAAACGAGCcacgtttttttgtgttttaagaATAGGCTTGTTGCTACGCAACTCTACAAGACCAGTGTGTAAGTAAGTTTAAGCACTTGCGGGCCGAcatgttcaaacaactttaaaacacaTGCTTTAAGGTAAAGTAGGTTAAGTTCAGGACAAAACAACAGAACGCACTGTTGTTAGGCACTTTTGAAACCTTGCTGCGGTTGATAAGGCCAACGCGTACTGAGCAACACGCACTCTAGCAAACTGCATTCGCACCCCATACCTTTGCAGCTTCGGCGAATGTaccgaaaataaatcattttacaccGCAAGCGATGCGTTTCGTTTCACGACACACGATAAGCGGCAAAGCGGATGCCTTCTCGTTCTGCTTGAGGATACGCATCGTCTGTCGAACTTAAAATTGTCTTCGGTACGCACACGCACAATAAACCCGTTTCCAAACCATGGTCATGTTTAGTATACGGTGCTGCTTTTCCCAGCGCCACGTTGTACGTCCCGGTCTACTCGGGTATTTGTGGGAATTGATCAGTAATGAAAAGCACAACCGTTCGAGATGAAAAATTCGTGTGCCatgcaccaaaaaaaaattaaacatccaCCTAGCGACACCAaataatacaataaaatatgcaTTCCTGCAGTGCGACTAAAATAGGTTAGTGCATTAGACCACGTgtcaagatttttttttgtttcaccagattttgttttccgtttggtACAATCAGAACGTTTAGagaaaaagtttaaattagGCTCGAAACTTTGCTAtccaatttttaaaaaggtaAATGGCACTTTTAAACACACATGTAATGGCCGTGACTCATAAAAACACCTTAACACTATTTCACCCATTTCATACAAATTAGACAGTCAaccaatagaaaaaaaaattaaactaccGTTTCTCACCTGTTTAATAGGAAATTATCAGGCCTTTCCCGCTGAAGGCACACCTCTCGGTCTAACTTGAGCATAGCCCCATAACacattggaaaagttttaattactTGTGAGTTCTCTAAACACTACTCGTTCTCACTGAGGTGATGTGGCTTTACTACGAGATTTGATTCTATTCGAGAAATCTTGTTAACACTGCTCTAGGTAGATTGAGAAAGGTCGTTGATCGTCAAAACTTTCTCTTTTTCAGCAGCAATTTTTGGACTGCCACGTTCTCTATGTTACGATTGAAACGGTGTACCTTTCAACGATGTTTAATTTTCGCTTCGCTTCGCGTTCCTCTCAACTCCGCTTGTTATCACTAGCCTTCACGAAGTGGCACGTTTTTATCGGGTGGTTTATCTATAGctagaaagataaaaaagattCCGTTTTGTACCTACAACCATTTTGACAATTCTAATCACATTCAGTCTCAAATTTCTCGGGCTTCTTAGTAAATGAATCTTACCATAGCTGTGTAAAAAGTATCTCTCCTGCCCGCAGTCCGGGATCCGACAGAGCTGATGGGATCATCAAGGAATTATTGCTCAAATTGCAACACAATAGAGACGCATAATAGCAGATACACAACACAACGAATGATATCTTCTTAATGTTTGCTGGCGTATGAGATCACGGTTGGACGGTAGCGCGTTTGTGTCGCCTTTTGTTGGTAATTGTTAGATCGTGCATCAGCTGATTCATTGAGTTAGTTAACGAGCTTAAGGTACGCGGTGCATTTCCGTTCTACACGTAGTAGCAACTTAGTGTGGAATTAGCCTGGTTTGGATTATGGTAACTTAGAATATGTCATCATGTGATACTATAGCACACTGTAGGTGGTTTACGTAGATTTTGAATACGTTAGAAATGagtatttataaaattatttgagTCCTATGTGACTTAATTACCTAAGGTACGGTTTTGCATCAATTGTTGCTGCAATTTAACATCCACTTCTAAAAGTTGTGGCTGAACAAAACCTTGAGCCGCGCAGCCCATCACTGGGCAACGGGTCTTGCGGTTCATTTGTAGCATTTCTTCAATGGCacttttttcataaacatgATTGCACTGCTTGTTCCGTACTGGGA encodes:
- the LOC131282305 gene encoding venom acid phosphatase Acph-1 is translated as MYYLSRRVLIMLTCSVLITTILFFTAYGVYGAPSSEEDLSTEDDGDFLNPSSRRVNFELKQVHVFFRHGQRTPADTYPNDPYVNNTFEPYDWGQLTNKGKLTIYEHIGQWLRNRYGRFVGETYRAANVHVQTTGVSRTQMSMQLVLAGLFPPENTPLQWNRRLNWQPIPYFSEPLSQDTLLLVRVSCPRYTETVNEVFKTPEIVALLDANKQLFTNLTNITGLKIATPDDVQSLFSTLKAESEYGLPLPAWTRKYYPENLLPLTKKSYALNVYTDEMKRLKGGPFLAKTLAEWEALIAKPTGANKKIFLYAGHDSTVVNILSAFKVWNENELPDYGVMGVLELYRDANTGKHGVVVGVKQLGQPLKRRTIPGCTEFCPIDQLKTVLQSIIPTNWKADCVAKHPDTVEPPPSGP